The genomic stretch GCTCGCCGCGGTCGCGCCGCACGGGTGCGGGAGTGACGTCGTCCGCCACCGGGGGCTCCACGGGGGCGCCCGCGCCCACCAGCTGCTTGGCCGGGCGGGCGGCGGCGCGGCCGACACGGCTGCGCTTGCCGAACGCGTACTCCCCGGCGTAGGCCACCATCGCCGCCAGATAGAGCAGCACGGCCGCCGCCATCAGCTGATTCGACAACTCCGCCATCAGGGCGTCCCTTCCTCGGCGGCCTTCACCAGAGCCTTGAACTCGTCTTCGAAACCGGGGTAGTCGGTGCGGGGCAGGCCACCGGCCGTCACCAAAGTACCGCCAGAGGCAGCGGGCGAACCTGGCAGGTCGGCACTCGGCCGCACGGTGAACCACACCCGGCGGCGGCGGCCGCTCAGCGAGAGCATCAGGCCGAGCAGCCCGAGCACCGCGCCGGCCAGGGCGAGCGTCTGCGTCGGGTCGTGCCGGATCGAGAGCGTGGCGAACGGGCGGGTGCCGACGAACTCCAGCTTGGTGCCGTCGTCGAGCGTCCACGTGTCGCCCAGTTTCAGCGCGTACGGCCTGGAGTCGCTGACCTTCTTGAGGTCGCCGCTCGCGATCTGCGCCTGGTTGAGCGAGTAGACCGAGCCGGGGGTGCCGACGTCGAGCCCGAGGTCGCCGCGGTACGCGCTGAGGTAGAGCATCGGGTTGTTCGCGGCCGGGAAGATCGACCGCGCGGTGCCGTCGGTCGGGGCGGTGGGCAGGAACAACCCCTCGAAGCCCATCTGCAGCGTCGGGTCGCGCTTGTCGGTCTCGGGGTCGATGTTGACGTCGGGGAACTGCGCGACACCCTCGCTGGTCTGCATGCCGTCGATGGGCAGGAACGGCACCACCTTGGTCTGCGAGACGCCGAACCGGTCGGTGTACTTGAGAACCGGCGCGTAACCGTGGCCGAGCAGATAGACGTTCGCGCCGTCGAGCCGTAGCGGGTCGTTGACCGTGAACTTGCGGGTCTCGTACGGGCTGTCGCCCTGGCTGACCTGCACCGTCGCC from Paractinoplanes brasiliensis encodes the following:
- the resB gene encoding cytochrome c biogenesis protein ResB, which produces MTVTEQREAPASAPPPRRPNRLWALLRNSWRQLTSMRTALVLLFLLAVAAIPGSVFPQRSVNAEKVTQYYQAHPDLAPWVDRLGGFAVYASPWFASIYLLLFTSLIGCVLPRLADHVRALRQAPPDAPKRLERLPQSTEPWSRPGGPAEVAEGIAAGLRRRRFRTKLRERADGSYTVSAEKGYLKETGNLLFHTALLAVLIGVGFGHWYGWHANRILIAGNELGFCNTLTQYDDSSLGPRVRPADLPSFCLRLSDFDASFQDTGQPKSFSATVQVSQGDSPYETRKFTVNDPLRLDGANVYLLGHGYAPVLKYTDRFGVSQTKVVPFLPIDGMQTSEGVAQFPDVNIDPETDKRDPTLQMGFEGLFLPTAPTDGTARSIFPAANNPMLYLSAYRGDLGLDVGTPGSVYSLNQAQIASGDLKKVSDSRPYALKLGDTWTLDDGTKLEFVGTRPFATLSIRHDPTQTLALAGAVLGLLGLMLSLSGRRRRVWFTVRPSADLPGSPAASGGTLVTAGGLPRTDYPGFEDEFKALVKAAEEGTP